Genomic window (Zingiber officinale cultivar Zhangliang chromosome 2B, Zo_v1.1, whole genome shotgun sequence):
TGAATAAAAGAGGTTTTTTTGGTTTTTAAAGAGAGCTAGTAGCCCCCAAATCTTCTCTCCGCCGTGCATTTATGCTCGGTGCTTTGAAAGTGATAGCAATTAGGTATTTTCtcacaaccagtgcttggttgcgtaTGTGGTTCTGTCATTGTATCATGAAAGATAAACGTTCATAATAACCTCGAAGCACAATTGAAGGAggacaaatttgttttaaggaaactACATCCAACCCAAGCCTTGGAATCTCTTTCAGTCGGCGACTCGGCATTTGGTGACCCAGAATTAGTAGTCGACGACTCAACATTCGATGACTTGGAGTCGATAATCGGCGAGTTGACAGTCGGTGATTCGGCATTCAGCGACTCGGCAGTTTGCAACTCAGCAGTTGGTAACTCGGCAGTCGGCAGTTGACACTCAAGAGTCGGCACTTGGTAGTCGACAGTCAAGTATACAAGACAACCCAGTTTTCTAGGCATCCTAAGCAGCTCTTCCTTCGTTGTTTGACAGTCTAAGATTATTAGCTCAGGTCAACTCAATAGATAAGTCAGAATTTAATTTTGTAAATTTAGAATATTTCCTCTCTATCTCTAGTACAAGATTGTCTAACATGGCATGATCAATATAGATTTTTTGTGTTCTAGTAACTCCGTGGTTGGCTTTTGCTAATATGCACTAACAATCCATTAATCACTACACTTGTTGTCCCCTCCATGAGTTACATAATTGTAGTAGCTGCACATCTAGCGGTGCTATGGCCCTAATCAAGATTGCATGTAGTCATGCTTTATAGCTCTGGTGTAATTTATGGGAGAAAGGACGGAGTTAGCAATGAGTTTTTTTGAAGGGAACATTGAACTTGAGTCACGAATGTTAGTAGGATTTGAGAAATTTGTTCAATTTCTCTGCTAACAAAAAAACTAACCATATGGGACGGTAGGATAAGAAGTTTTTTATAATCATGTATCTTTCTCAATTTTTTCTTATATTCTGCTGACTTACTTTTCACTAGAGCCTATTAAAGTCACAATTAATTTCATAGGGACAATTGGCTGATCCATCATGTCTTTATACGGAGAGGGGTCTCCCTTCTAAAAGAGTAATCACTTTGGGACGAAATGAGTTCTACTTGAGTGTAGTATGATATCGGAGCAATAGCAACagcaagatcaagaggtctaAAGTTCAAATTCTTTCAtgccatatatatatatgtatatttgGGATGAAATGAGTTCTACTTCAATTTAGCATGGTATTAGAGAAAACGCAAGaagtctagagttcaaatccttctatgtcatatatatataatctcaTTTATTCATATGTTAGATTTGGACTGAATAACTGAAGCACTCTTACATCTATGAGTAGGCAGAATTAAAGATATAAAGATAATTAATCCATTTTTCTATAAGGTCTGGTGGATGCATATTTAGCCAATCAGAGTGTTATAATCAATTGTTAACAATTCCCAATGTTTGTATATCCTACAtggttttctttttcttaatagttctcttatttctcaaataaaaattaataatttgttTTAGCATTTTGCACAACTAGAATGTTAATAACAAATAGCTACTACAGCTTTTGCTTGTATAGACTTGGTTATTATTACAACTTCAGTTTCTGCAAGCTTACTACTAATAATTCTTATCATCTTAAAGCTTGGATACCTACTTTCCTCATTTCTATGGCCCTGACCGGAGCTTTCAGCCTTTGCCTTTAGATGCCGTCTCCAAGGTAGAGAAGTTGCTAATACTAAATGGTGAATTCAGTTGCAGTCTACTGGATTAAGCTCCAAGTTGTCCATCTGGTAAACACTTTTGGGAGTCACTCCAAAACAATCTATTTATCCAAAATGTCATGGAAAGGATTGATTTCAGTTTTATTATTGTTTCCTTAATCACACATTATATTGTTTCTGATTGCTACTTAATTCCACAGTTACAATAGACAGAAGCAATATTTGATGCACAAGCATTAAGATGGTTTTAGATCTGCTAATATTATGGTGGGAAGAACTGTATCTGTTTAGATTTCTTCAGCTGTTCAGTGTATAGGTTTCATATGCACCATGACCAAAGATATACAATATAATGCCATCTGTTCCTGTCGTGCTATGGAATCAACTTTTTTACTACCTTGATGAGCACTTAGTCTACGTTGGTTATATGTGAAAAGAAATCTCAGGAAGTAGAGTTTCGACAAGATTTGTAAATTTGGTAGGGGGTTATCTTGAGCTTAATAGATGTAAAGATTCATATAGTTGATGTGTGACAGGCACaattttattgtgataataataaGACAAAATATATGGCACCTAAGACCTAGAAGTACCATGGGGTCTGAAATCATGTCTCAAGTAGAAACAAATCATTGGGAAAAGTATTCTTGAACTGTATTTTGTGCTTCAAGGTGTCAATAGGTTGTCTCAGGCTTGGGACAACCTGTTTTGAGCTATGTCAAATTGAACATTGGAGCCTCTAGCTTGAGGTTGAACCTAAGTACTAGATTGAATCTGAACCCAAGTGGGCAGAGTCGCGCTTGCCCCTGCCAACACGTCCTAAGACCAATACAGAGGAGAttaatcacgggtggctactagccctTAGAATAGTGAGATTGATCTGAACCCAAGCATGGACCTAGGGTGGTTCAAGCCATCTCAATGCTTGAGCCTGTGCTTGATCcacttttttttattaagttttttcataagaaaataattaaaatttattattaaatttataaataataatacaATTTTTGTAaggtttaaaaatatataaaaaataaatctaatgGAAAGAAtttaaaacttagaaaatgtAGTTTTTTCCCCTATCCATACGTCCTTCTACCTACAATACAGTAGATGCCATCCTCTTGGAGGATCAAAATCcataaagtttatttttaaaatacttccCTCTCCTGAGTTTGGGGTAAAATCAGCATGATCTTACAATGCAATTGAGGTCTTCCTCATTGGAATGGATGCTGGGCTTGTAATATTCtacaatttttatatttatttagatttaattaggaaaatttaagaATCTTTTGGACTTTTTTTATCTGGAAATGCAAACTTTAATTACATTCTTAGAAAATTGCCATGCACATATTATGCAGTACTGGTGCTAACCCAAACTACTGTTTCAGCCACAATCCTATGGGTGCACCATGTCACCATATCCAGAGTCAATACCATACTGGCTTAATGCCGGTCACTTCCTAATACAGTAGTCTTTGTGCCTCCGGATACATGATGAATAGGATCTTGCATGTTTGCCTTTGTGCTCttagggcgtagcgcagacggtgggtgcATGACATATCTGGTGTAATGGCCAgcggtcgattctcaggaactgacgacctggtgTTCACCCCACCATGCACCTAACACtatctgcatttacctcccttcatattCGTGGGGCCGGTACTAGGGGTCGTTAATGTAGCAGATCTACATTTTTTTGTATGCTTGCCTTTTGTATTTTCAGGATGATCAAGTCCCTTTGGAGATGTTGTGCTTAAAAGATCCACTTGTTACGAGCATTCTAGGGTTGGTAGACTATACAAGTGAGTGTTATCGTTCTTGCTTTATTTCTCAATGATGTACCATGAGTTTCTTTTGCCATCCATTTGACCGCACTATTCAATGTAGTCACTTGCCGGTTGATGCCCATCCGTTCTCATAAATAATTTCAGAGGGTATtgttgtagcaaaaggtgattacacTCACCCCAGGCATCATAGTCCGTCCCAAGATTATgtgaaaggaggtaaatcacggggtcAGCTTATAGCCGACTGCCATGTGGCTAGAGGGTGAGAGGCATTGTTGTACTCACATCCAAAGAACTGgtgatcatgaatttctagctCTTTGCCGCATAAGGATCACAGCCTAGCTGTTTCCAGGAACTGTAGGTTGTCAGAGATGAGCAGTCGGTCTTGAACCCTCGGTCGGAATCAGTCGCAAGCTCCATATGTCTTTCATAAATGGTTTTCTCCTGCTCCTTGGCTTGTATAATCCATATGCTTTTGTTGTGTCAAATTGTGCTCTGTGAGTCCAGCTTGTTTGTAGGTTGGTTGCTGCTTCTTAATTCCCAACCGAATAGCATAGAAAAGTCTTGATTTCAGCCACTCTTTTTTAGTAGAGGTGAGTCTATTTTCCTCGGTTCCCAGTCCATTATGACCTTCCCTTAAGTTATATGTTGTTGATCCATTGAATCTAGAGTGTCCTTGGACTGGACGTTCCATAGGATTCTGGTATTCCCTTAAGGTATATGTTGTTGATGTTCCATTGAATCTAGAGGTGAGTCTTTCCATGCCTCTAGCAGCTTTTTTCGTTCCCCATAGGAAAACCCTGTATATCCTTATGATCTTTGCTATAACTATAGCTGGGATAGGAAATATACACATCCATTAATATTCCACTCCTTGCAGGATGGATTGGATTAGCTCAGCGGTGGTCGAATAAGATAGGGTCTTGCTAGTCCAAGTATTTACATGCGCAGCTCGCTTGTCAACTAGAGGAGCATAATGAATCACCTTCAATTTTGCAGCAGCTAGTGGTACTCCCAAGTATTTGAATGGCATGGAGCCACGTATGATCTGTGTTAGCTCTTCTATTTCTTCTGGTTCAAACCCTACAATCCCAGTTGTCTATAGAGAGGACTTTAGCACATTGATGTTCAAGTCTGCAATCATTCCAAATTCCTGTAGACACTTTTGAAGTATCTCCATAGACATGATATCACCTTTGGACATAAGCAATAAATCATCTGGATAAGCTAGGTGAGTTATTTGGAGGTCTACGCATTTGGGGTGGAAGCTGAAATCTATGTTCGTTGTCTGCAGCATCATCAATGTAGAGAAGCAATCTAAGCAGATCACAAACAATCTCATCAATTAGGGGTCGTCCAGATGTAGTCCCCTCTTCCCCTGAACATATCCACGGACACTACCATTGATTAATAGTGAGTAAGAAACTGTGGTTATGCATTCCATTACCCACTGAGTGAATTTCTCTGGGAAGCCCATACTGATGTGAACCTCATACGAAAAAACTCCCAGTTGATGGAGTCATAAGCTTTCCACAAGTCAATTTTGAGCATACACCTCAAAGAAATCCACTTCTGATTGTATTGTCACTCTAGGTGAATGTTACAGGGATGCTCCTACCAGTTACAAAAGCTGCCTGTGCATCTATTATGGAGTCTAACAGTTTCGAAAGCCGATTTGCTAGACTCTTAGCAATTTTACTTGATAGTAGACGTTGCAGCAAGCTATGAAATCCTCCACCTTTTGCGGGTTGCTCACTTGTGTTACAACTCAATCTCTGTTTGATTAGTTTGTTTCGGCAGAATCTGATACAAAGAATTCCAGCACCGCCTTTGTGAAATGAGTACCCACCGTTTCCCATTTTTGCATTAGAAGTAAGATATATATCCATTCAGGCTATGTGATTTATTATCTACAATGTATTCCTTAATCTCATGCATTGTATTTTCCTAAAGTATCAGCCTATTGAATATTGATCAACCTTCCTGCTGCAACCGCTTCCTGCAAGCTCCCCAGCAAATTCTGGAAGTGGCCCACGAATTCAGCAGCTACTTTTTGGTGAGAATAGGTCATGGATCCAATCTTCCCTGATACTTCCATCACTTAGTATCTGTCACTATTATGAGGTAACAATTTTTTGCCTTCTGCTAGTAAAACTATGTTCAACATCAGCTAACATATAGGCCTTCTTCCTTTGTTCCAGAGTAACTTTAGATCTTAATCTTGCGTTTTCTGGTTGTTCATGGAGTTGGGTTTGTTGTTCTAACAGCTCCTGGTTTGCAGCTTTGACCGTGGCTGTGATATGGTGATAATGTTCTTTGTTTAGTTGTTCGAGTGAGGCTTTTAATGATTTCAGTTTCTTACATAATGTAAACTGTTTTGAACCCTGCATTGTTGCGCTGCCATTTCTCCTAGCAAAATTTGGAATTCCAGATGCCTACACTACAAGTTGAAGAATTGGTATAGTGGATGATATCAGTGCTTCAGTTGGAATATAGGTCCACTATACATACTAAGTGAGTGATCCTATAAACAACCCGGTGGTAGAAATTTATTTGGCCATAGGAGTCCGCCGGTAACCATGGCTGGTTTATCATTACTCTGTCCAACTTAGGCCAGACAGTTATTTGGCCAGAGAATATTTTGGACTTTAAAATTATTGTAGGTGGATCTATCTGTGAAATTTTAGACTGTCATATTGGATTCAAAAATTATGATTTTGAGTTTGATTTAAGTTGAGCTCAATTTGAAGATCATTTATTTTATGATTGAGGAAGAAGGTTGGTGGTAAAAGATGAAGTCGTCACGTTAGCTTAGCGGCCCCTTCTGGGTGATCCCACATATTTTGGAAGGAGATATATCACAAGGGCTTATTCAATATTAGCCGAACGACCTTTCTAGATAGGAGACATAAGATAACTCAAAGCCTTTACTCTCTTATGTAAAGTCTCGAGATCAACTTAGTAATTATCCTCTCATGATTGAGCTTTCGCCCTTAGCATCACTAGTCCACATAAACACTAAGAGGTCGACTTGTAATTACTCTCTTAAACTCACGGTTTCGAGATTGACTTAGCGATTTCTCTTCCAAACTCATGATTTCGAGATCAACTCAACAAGTACTTTCCAAGACCTGCGATCTTGTAATTAAGCTTTAATCATAGTGTTATTGGTTCACTTAAATGGGTCAATCTGAAAATGACTCTTTTAGACTCATGGTCTAGGGATTGGCTTCTCTCCCAAATTCACAATCTTGGGATTGAGCTTTCACCGTTAGGGTACGTTtagttcggggttattcttgataaccttggttatcaacgaaaaccttgtttggtttaggtattcgatgattcccaagtaatgtttcatgcccgacacgtcagcaaaagggtcgtGTAGCCCGGAATcgaaaaacctcagaaaactaagggtgtgtttggtttgtaccgttttcattttcattttctggaaaatgcgcgttttctagaaaacagaaaacgactttttgtcattttctgtttttctagaaaacgatagccaattttttagaaaacgcgcgcggaaaacacaaaccaaacactatttttcagaaaacgcgcgttttccagaaaatgaaaatggaaaacgcacgtaccaaacgccccctaaggtttttcttgattccggggttaacgaattttttttaccaaaaataccctccgataagaaaaaatatgaaaaaaagataaaaaatgtaaaaaaataaaaaaaaatgttttaaaaaattttaaaatttatttttttaaaaaaataaataatttttaaaaaaataaaaaataaaaagtttaaaaataaaaattttaaaaatgttaaaaaaatttaaaatttttaaaaaaattataaaaatttttaaattttttttaaaaatttaaaattttttaaaaatttaaaatttttaaaaaaaaattttaaaaataaaataaataaataaaaattaaaattaaaatttaaaaaatgtaaaaaaattaaaaatataaatataaataatataaaaatataaaaacattaaaaaataaaaaaacatataaaaaagtaaaaaaatataccagaaaaataaaagtaaaaaaaaattaaaaaataaataaataataataataataataataatattattattattatgtatagttagttttgtaactgagggtaatacggtaaaatattaaagtagggtattcattaaaatcttcaaacaaacaagttttttttgcattacctaagttgaaccaaacaacatttggttatgttttattccctttatgtgattatctggtaatcacataatcaaagttatacatgatgacttgaatcAAACACACCCTTAATGATAGTGGTTCGCCTAAAGGCTAAGGGATCATCTCGGCAATTATTCCCTTGACTTAATAATTACCCTCCCAGACTTATGGTCGCAGGATGAACTCAACAATTACTCTCATAGACCCACAGTTCGAGTTCAGGCAACTTTACATTGCCAAAAAGAATTGTGGAGGTCCGTCTCTCAGCATAGTACTGTGGtacttttggatttattataGTGGCATgtggaaaattttcttaaaattaaattgatctatctctaaaaattaattgattttgaagAACTAAGATATCCGAGTAATAAACAAGTGTGAacgaataaaaaaaatatctttcagTAGAAGATGGATACTCTCCTAAGAATTGGGTAAGCGAACAAACAACAAAAATGAGAACCCTAGCCTTGATCTACTTGAGATAGAAATGATAATGAAAAATAGAGATTCGGGTGGGTGAAGTTGAAGTGACAAAATAACCAGAAGAAAGAAAGTGGAACATTTTTTGAGGTGGCAATGGCAACGTCCAACCCCATATCAGATAAGTTTTTAACCTAACCATTGAATCCAGGTCGATTCAACTGCTAGGGCGCCCCTACCTATAAGTCAAATGATAATACCCAAATGTCACTTTGAAAGCAGAGTACGATTAAGTAGATTTGCAGCGGATTAAAAATTAAGGACGCACCTCCCATGAAAAGTTTAAAAAGATATTTGTAATCTCCACAGATATCCAATTGGTTAAAAGGTTGTCGTTTTATTACAATAAAATAAGGGATCAATTTTCAATTGACGCATATTCTTGAAAAAATATCTTCTCCTACTCTAATCATTTGGTGATTGATTCTAAATTGATCTCGTATTTTATCTTTATTCACATAATCTAAGGGCGAAGTAGGAGGAAGATTTGTAAAATAAAAAGTTGAATAAATGTTTTTTATTCATTATCAATAAAGGTACGAGATTTATTGTTGAAGAGCACTAGTgggattttaaatttattttttatatcaaaattaataatataggTAGGATGatgtatatgaaaaaaaaatcatgaagtcATGGAGGTTTTTTCTTTCATTACGGAAAGGatgataaatttttatatttttaatggaACACTGACGTGAAATGACATAGTAGagtcttaaaaaaaaacttttagctATTGAAGGGGACTCATGATATCCTAAATATACAACTCAAATCTAGTTAGCAAGACTTACCTACTGGCTCCTAGCTGAGTCGATAACCTACCTAAACCAACCTCACTCAGAAGTCAACATCTTAGGTAAGTTTCTGCAGTGTGAGAGAGTCAAATATTCCCTAATTTCACCAATCGAATCGAAGTAAAAAACGTGATATTTTTAAATGGTCGAGTGTTTCTCGGTCTTATTATAAGATATAGATAAGTAAACCTTGAGGATAATATTATCTTTTATatgagaaagattagatatctaataaaatattttatatttgttagtaattgatttcaaaatttattagacTAAATACTTAAATATTAATTACGTCAATCCATGGGATAATTAAATATTCATCAATGTGATAATAGATGATTCATTCGTCAATATGAGAAGATAATTACAGATGATTACTAATTATTAGTATAGTCATTAATAAGATATGAAAAAAGATATACTTGAATACTTTAAATTTCGATCCCATAATCTAATAGGATAATACTCTATATTTTAACCACCGTATTCTCACGAGGAAATAGTCCAATACTAACTACGTTTAATCCATGGGACAGTCAAATATTCACCAATGAAACTACAACACAAGGTGTGAAGTTACGTGATTGATAAATCAATCTAAAGTGGCTAAAAATCATCGTTGAGATGGAAGGCTAAATTAGATGACAACTTTTTAAGGCTGGATGATGTGGAGGACAACACGTTTATCGTTGGGAGCTTGCTATGCACACTATAGAAAATGTTATCGAAGTGGTCAACTAGTTTTATCAGACATCACTGCATTTAATTTATTCGATGCAATACGTTTGTTGCTATCGAAGGTCTGCTGGAAGAAATGAGAGAGGTTAACATCACAGGGGGCCTGCGTCGATCAGAGGTACAAACTTGTAGGAGGAGTTGGCAGACACCACCAACTCTTCTTGTGGATTGCTGACTTCTCCAAG
Coding sequences:
- the LOC122048766 gene encoding uncharacterized protein LOC122048766, with amino-acid sequence MEKRIPNEGFVYRVSVPDEWEELQRTGATLGGDIDRTTGCIHFSDLDQVKMVLNNFFRGQENLYLLQIDATKGQLADPSCLYTERGLPSKRVITLGRNEFYLSVTCLDTYFPHFYGPDRSFQPLPLDAVSKVEKLLILNGEFSCSLLD